Proteins encoded within one genomic window of Xylophilus sp. GOD-11R:
- a CDS encoding glycosyltransferase, protein MSPTSRGARVTFIRNFRRPTGGNIKFRDYFLHAACDPTFDSRIWFTPGSRHAQSSIWSARDFGRVLENLADRPHDLICVNGKDWKYLPEALGSTRVLHFVQHAGYLDDPFLRKCLDRPAFRVCTNAFLADQIRPFANGPVEILPIGLHDSLHEPPIPKIKGSVMILGIKQPSFAKKLAESLCETGIESTVVGLDWIDHDRLIEHMRTAEIFVGLPAASEGCYLPALEAMASACTVICADAGGTRGHCIDGVTCLQPPALDLQGHVAAVRRAMSDDDLCRRLRINSLAMAAGHCLAQEGHLLRRFLARALSPGAGRGTV, encoded by the coding sequence ATGTCGCCTACATCCCGCGGGGCCCGAGTCACCTTCATTCGAAATTTTCGCCGCCCCACCGGTGGCAATATCAAGTTTCGAGATTATTTTCTGCACGCTGCGTGCGATCCGACGTTCGATTCCCGCATCTGGTTCACGCCCGGTTCTCGACACGCGCAATCTTCGATCTGGTCAGCTCGCGACTTCGGCCGCGTTCTGGAGAATCTGGCGGATCGCCCCCACGACCTGATCTGCGTCAACGGCAAGGATTGGAAATACCTGCCGGAAGCGCTGGGTTCGACCCGTGTATTGCACTTCGTGCAGCATGCCGGGTACCTGGATGATCCCTTCCTTCGAAAATGCCTGGACAGACCTGCTTTCCGGGTCTGCACCAACGCATTTCTCGCCGACCAGATTCGGCCATTCGCCAATGGCCCGGTGGAGATATTGCCGATCGGCCTTCATGATTCGCTCCACGAGCCGCCGATTCCCAAGATTAAGGGTTCGGTAATGATCCTCGGAATCAAGCAGCCATCGTTCGCGAAGAAATTGGCCGAATCCCTTTGCGAGACGGGTATCGAATCGACCGTCGTTGGGCTCGACTGGATCGACCATGATCGATTGATCGAGCATATGCGGACTGCGGAGATATTCGTCGGCCTGCCTGCTGCCAGCGAGGGCTGTTACTTGCCAGCGCTGGAAGCGATGGCGAGCGCTTGTACGGTGATTTGCGCAGACGCCGGCGGTACACGGGGGCATTGCATCGACGGTGTCACGTGCCTGCAGCCGCCGGCGCTCGATCTGCAGGGCCACGTCGCCGCAGTCAGGCGAGCGATGTCGGATGACGACCTGTGCAGGCGACTTCGCATCAACAGCCTGGCCATGGCGGCCGGCCATTGCCTGGCGCAGGAGGGCCACCTGTTGCGCCGCTTTCTAGCGAGGGCCCTGTCGCCCGGCGCCGGGCGCGGCACGGTCTGA